The Theobroma cacao cultivar B97-61/B2 chromosome 2, Criollo_cocoa_genome_V2, whole genome shotgun sequence genome includes the window aaatcaaaatcaggTTTGGAAATGCGAATTTGGTTTTAGTACTTCATCAGCCTCATGTTGCATAATCTTGGTGTTGTgcaattttagtatttttgataaataagAACAAACTAATCCAGACTTCAATTATGTGTCACAATATAGAGGGGGATGTTGTTCTTTAGGTTCTTATGTCATTTTTAAGATATCCATACGATGATTATGTTTGTGCTTAACCtcaaaatggaagaaaaatggtgAGATTCACTTTTACCCTTCCTCCTTTGAAAATCTTCATTGTTTATAAAtgggaagagaaagaaaaacttgTTAGGCGTCAATCTCCTTGTTCAATGTGCTTTAGATTGCAATCTAATTTTGACATTTGCAGGTTGAAACCAACAAGGTATTTCTGCGAGATACTACCGTCATTTCTCCCTTCTCTATTTTGCTGTTTGGTGGCTTAATTAACATTCAGCATCAGGTATTTTCTCTAATCCTTAATAGCCATAAAACACGTGAATTTCTTCTGCTTATTCTGTTAAAATTTGATGGAATCATCTTATGGGTTGTTTTATCTTTGACTACTGTTGGCTTACGTATTTCTTTCAGAATatcaaaaccattttaagTACCATTTTACTGTCTTTGATATCCTACAATGTTAATAGTATGCTTGCTAACTTTCTAAGATCTATGATTAACAACTCAAAATCACTCAGTCCTTTTTGACAACGACAGTTATTCCACCTTAAGCTTTCAAGAATCCTTGTGTACGCTCTGTGATGAACCTGTTCTCTCCACTATTCTCTATTATTTCAACTTACTGCAGACACTTGCTCATGACACTCCTAACAAGAGAAACCAACCTAGAAAGTGAAGCTTTTCATTTCCCGATATTTATACTTTGTCACAGTATGATTGTTGGACCAAATAGTACTGTTTTATCTTAcctaaaatttttgttttatctgaTGGTCCCTGTCTGTTTGTAGTTTCTTGGTTGGGGattaacctttttcttttacagtcTGGATTGGTTGCAATAGATGGATGGCTGAAGCTGACAGCGCCAGCTCAAACTGCTGTCTTGTGTAAGGAACTTAGATCAGCTCTTCATTCAATTTTGAAGGAGCTGATTAAAAAGCCAGAGGTATGATTGCATGTGATTATTATCTAACCATATTCTTTGAATCATGTTTTTTTGTTATCTAACCATATTCTGTCgctattataattttaaagtttttcatTGGTTAATTGTCTTTCCTTGGCAAAGCTTGTGTCTGTAATGATGCATAactttttattcatttttctttaattttttcttgtaGAATGCAACTATTGTAGACAATGAGGTAGTCAAGTCTATGATCCATTTGTTGTTAGAAGAAGACAAACCTCTAAATAGTTGAGCACTGCAGGTATGTGATCATGCTTTCAGTTTCATAATGTAGCTAGAGTATGTGGCTTATTTGCTCTGCTCGCTCACGCACATGTATGCATGCACGACTTTCTCATCGTGACTTTGTTGCCTCATTGTGCATGAGAATCTTCACAGCTAAAGCAAGTTGAACTCATATTTTATCTTCATCTGAAATTGATGTGCGACTTTACACAGAATTATCACTTGCTTAGACCGGTCTGGATCATCAAGAAAGACATGCTTTTTTTGTAACTTGTTTCGTGATGCTGCCTATCTGAATCTGAAGGGAACTGGAagtgatttcttttttttttcgtttgtTTGTTGGCTGGGCAGACACAGTTCTTCGAGGAAGCATCAGGTTGCTATCAGTGACGGATTTACAACGGGGGCAACCAAAGCAGTTGAATGATATCTATTAGCAAAATTAATTGAGATGcaagtaaaaatataatatttacatGATGTAacaacaaatttaaaattattcaaaaaaaaataatattacaatCAGCCAATCACAATGAGCCTTCTTGTTGAATGAGATGTGGTTAGAGTTAAAAAGATGTGGAACATTTCTTTTGATGCTGCTAGTTAAGACCAATTTTTCCTAGTTGAACTATGAAACTAATGTTTATACTTTTGAAATCTTAATTTCGTATTTAGCTATGTTGACCGGtgtttatttgaatattcttctttttatacaaagaaataaataaattccttGTTCTCTCAAAGATATAATTAACAATTGGATATAGTTGAAATTTGTTATGCTAAGTGTAATTATCTTATATTTACCAAAgagtaatattattttgatcttATGTTTTTGTCGTTTAGGGGTTCAATTTATCGATTTATGACAGGTAAGcctattcataaaaaaaataattaaattcacCAAATGATATTTTACCAAATGGTAGGAACAAAAATGTAGggtcaaaaaattttatttataataaatataagatctcaaaactcaaaagtttATATacctgaaaaataaaatgataaatagaAAATCTTTGAACTCTTCAGGGTTTGGACTTTGTGGTTTGCGTGTGATATTGTCCAGGTAATGACAATTCATTTAACGTAATTAGTTGGAATTGTTCTTAGTTAATCTGGGATACATCGCTATAATTGATTTCAAGAATGTTTGGGTAAATGAGTtcatatagagagagagagagtatttcttgttttattttctggTGCTTCTTGTCTGTTCATGTAATAGCAGAGACAAGAAATCAGCAATAGAGGACGCACAAAGTAAACTATAATGTAAGAAGGTGTCACTGCCTTTATGGGTCAAAAATGCATCATCTGCATGGTAATGAGGATCTTTTCCATGGgtggaaaaaaaagagattttgaAGTTAAAATAATGATCAGAAGAATCTTAGAAGTGCAGGGATCTTTCCTAAAACGCGTTTTCTAGAATCAAAGTGTGTTAGAAGTGCAGGGATATTTCCTACAACGCGTTTTCTAGAATCAAAGTGGAATATTGCGGAAGCTAAACGTATAAAATAAGGGTGTTTCCCCTTTGTAATTCCTCTTTTTTGTGTTCTCCTAACAGTTTAAACCATAGTTCGTTTGACTGGATATCCGTTAAACCAGCGACATGTCATTTCTACTGAAGCTTTCAAGGGTTTTTGAGGCGTTGGCCATTACAGACAGAGAATCCCTCCTAGAAACGAAGGCCCTTGCGGTTGCTGAAGGAGATTTTTCAGTGACGGCTCAAGTAGACACAGAACGAAAAGCCACGACCATCACGTATGTCTATTTGcttattcttatttttctttttcttgttacttttCTGGGTTGTATGGTTGCCAGAAGAAACAACCGAAGGCTGCCGAATAACAATGGAAATATAGAAGGAATGCTAATTGGAAATGCTGCTGAAGCAAATACTGGCGCTGACCTTGTCGTAATTCAGCAAAACCAGTTTGAGATCGAAGCAAACAGAGCCATCGACCGTCATGATAAGGCACACTGCAGAGGCTGTTTATCTACTCTCGGAACAAAGGTTTAAACCTTAATCGAAACATGTAATTACGaagctaaattattatatatgtttacaTTGGTTTCTTTTTCCTGTAGTGTAACTTCGGGACGCAGGTTGCCCTCATCAACTTCCTTCTAGAGATTCCTTCAGCTGTTTTCGACCAGATTTCATCAGGGAATAAGCCTatttatgttttcattgtgATGTTGATATCCTTCACATCAATGCTTGTTTGCTTCGTCGAGCTTGTCAGCAGAGGTAGAAGGGAAAAGATCACATGGAGGTGCAGTAGTACAGGAAGAATACCGTGGTTTTATCATCCTCCTCCAGCTAACAGGCCATTCGGTACACTGATGGAAATGATTGGATTGGGGTGTGCCATAGCTCAGTGTATTGTCACAAcaattaattattctttttgcCTTCGAAATCATGCAGCCCCTATTAAGATATCTGTTTGGCCTATTGTATTCGGTTTTGGTATGTTGTGTTCTAAATTAATGGGGAAGCCAAATGAGGCCAGGACGGATCAAGATGGGGGCGATGCTGCCCTTGATCAACCAAATGTGCATCAGCCATTAACGCTAGCTTAATTACAACAATAAGGGCAGAGCTGCTGCGACCTACAAATTTTTGCAGTCTTTTCCACTATTTAAACAGCATTGTTAAGCtaaactttgtaaattttggCTTTGGTTTTAATTCCTTTCCTATGGATTTTGGACAACAATAGTAATTAAATATGTAAGACAACTAAGTCAAGCCAAACGACGACAGAGTCAAATGAGAACGGGGTCAAGATGGAGAGATAGATCCTGGAAaatgtgaaaaagaagaaaaagagtaggaaacaaaattaagataaGAGACACCAATAACTAGGGACGGACCGGATTGATATAAGTGGTGTTGGACGATACCATTGAAGTgtctaaaatttttattatttatgttaaaattttgtataattataatgatgttaatgaatttattaatatttttaattattattattttaattatgatactatttaaaaaaattattgagtTCGTCCCTGccagtaataaaaaaatctaatactattgCCTGATCCctttagaaatttaaaaaacaacAGAACCAAAAAGCAATGAAAGATGACTAGCCAAAATGATTATTCTAATGGGAAAGATGGCACAGATCAATCCAATAGTTCCAGGGAAGGTACATGGGCAATAAATTAAACCAAGGAATTTCCCCTTTCCCCACCGCCACCTGACTCTTTCTCTTCCAGCCTCTTTAGCAAAACCGCCAAAGACGTTAACATATGTTTTCAGCTTTAGATAAATTCTCAGTTTGAGCGTATGTACACAAATCCGCACAGTCACGTTGGCAACAATATGCTTTTTGCATTGattctttatttctatttcaaaTCTCTGTCAGTTTGAATGAATCTTGAACTTATAAATGAGAGTTTTTCTCCACTTAACTatcatattttttgaattgaaagtATAAAATCTTGATAGTAGAATCTTTTCAAATATTCATTGATATGGAACCTCACATGAAAAATACTAGAGTTGAGGTAGGTCAAGATACACCAGGGTCAAATTAGGTCCAGACCAATATGAATCCTTCTTCTCTAGGAATGAAAGAACCCTTGCAAAAAATAATCTCGCACTTAACTAACATATCTTCTGAATTGGGAATATGGACATGTGCCattaatataagaaaaaaatataaaatgaaaaaaaaaaaattttatatttaacgaatttctttttaataataaaaaaaaaactattgcTTCTACGAACTAAAATTAAAGGTATGCATGGTTTGTATTGCATAGTCTCATTGCTGTAGGTGTTTAGTAGAGAAAGGCAAACATGAAAAAGTACAATTAGGATGGTTTATCCGAGTGCGTGGAGAGCTAAGATTGGTTGATCTTTAATCAGCCGTCTTCCAATTTATAATACTTACCTTGTTGTAATTCAGCAAAACTAGTTAGAGATCGAAGCAAACAGAGCCATCGACGTCCACCA containing:
- the LOC18607199 gene encoding uncharacterized protein LOC18607199: MSFLLKLSRVFEALAITDRESLLETKALAVAEGDFSVTAQVDTERKATTITYVYLLILIFLFLVTFLGCMVARRNNRRLPNNNGNIEGMLIGNAAEANTGADLVVIQQNQFEIEANRAIDRHDKAHCRGCLSTLGTKCNFGTQVALINFLLEIPSAVFDQISSGNKPIYVFIVMLISFTSMLVCFVELVSRGRREKITWRCSSTGRIPWFYHPPPANRPFGTLMEMIGLGCAIAQCIVTTINYSFCLRNHAAPIKISVWPIVFGFGMLCSKLMGKPNEARTDQDGGDAALDQPNVHQPLTLA